A single genomic interval of Kineosporia corallincola harbors:
- a CDS encoding helix-turn-helix domain-containing protein, translated as MHAVSGERPGDTHTGPGQGVGRDTAAAHQRLARELCRLRAASSKSLKELEPELHVSDSSLSRYLSGRAVPPWTVVARLARLVGREPGGSCDGFPTLEAAGQTPVQGVTPARPQGDDHEPTVTLVTGAVDGRPSIWAEITGAQAGDRVWIDWSDTEGVSHTRCGPFGVTPPDGVSRAAEVVAGRWFRACGDTPRAVAGSPRNACTDWDPVVSRRSPPG; from the coding sequence GTGCATGCGGTTTCGGGGGAACGTCCGGGAGACACGCACACAGGCCCTGGTCAGGGGGTCGGTCGGGACACCGCTGCCGCGCACCAGCGGCTCGCCCGGGAACTGTGCAGGCTCCGGGCGGCGTCGAGCAAGAGCCTGAAGGAGCTCGAACCCGAGCTGCACGTCAGTGACTCGTCGCTGTCCCGCTACCTGTCCGGCCGGGCGGTGCCGCCCTGGACGGTGGTGGCCCGGCTGGCCCGCCTCGTCGGCCGCGAGCCCGGCGGGTCGTGCGACGGTTTCCCCACGCTCGAAGCCGCGGGACAGACTCCGGTGCAAGGGGTTACGCCGGCCCGGCCGCAGGGAGACGACCACGAGCCCACGGTGACCCTGGTGACCGGTGCCGTGGACGGGCGTCCCTCGATCTGGGCCGAGATCACCGGGGCCCAGGCCGGCGACCGGGTGTGGATCGACTGGTCCGACACCGAGGGGGTCTCACACACCCGGTGCGGGCCGTTCGGGGTGACGCCGCCCGACGGGGTGTCCCGGGCGGCGGAAGTGGTGGCCGGCCGGTGGTTCCGGGCCTGCGGCGACACCCCGAGGGCGGTTGCGGGCAGTCCCCGCAACGCCTGCACGGACTGGGACCCGGTGGTCAGCCGACGGTCGCCTCCAGGGTGA
- a CDS encoding GNAT family N-acetyltransferase, which translates to MQFDSESAEAEFMYQYALAAPETLGVSARRLAGGVVMHMRNDPMSYWSKALGFDQDVTPGLLDEILGFYAGCGATSAVLQFTPGLLPGGFAAEAAARGITAGTTWAKLGCEVSEVLPAGSTGLRVGRVAPEQAGEWGETVLRAFGVPGTPLSQMVAGAVSAPGFQAFAAWDGDVMVAGGGLLVHGEVGSLHTGATLPEHRGRGAQSALIAARAEAARRAGCRWLTSETGVPEPGRGNSSLNNLRRAGLRVLYERPNWRWNA; encoded by the coding sequence ATGCAATTCGACAGCGAGTCCGCGGAAGCGGAGTTCATGTACCAGTACGCCCTGGCCGCCCCGGAGACGCTCGGCGTGAGCGCCCGGCGGCTCGCCGGCGGCGTGGTGATGCACATGCGGAACGACCCGATGTCGTACTGGAGCAAGGCCCTGGGGTTCGACCAGGACGTCACCCCCGGTCTGCTCGACGAGATCCTCGGCTTCTACGCCGGGTGCGGCGCCACCTCGGCCGTGCTCCAGTTCACCCCCGGGCTGCTGCCGGGCGGGTTCGCCGCCGAGGCCGCCGCCCGCGGCATCACCGCCGGAACGACCTGGGCCAAACTGGGCTGTGAGGTGAGCGAGGTGCTGCCCGCCGGCAGCACCGGCCTGCGGGTCGGCCGGGTCGCGCCGGAGCAGGCCGGTGAGTGGGGCGAGACGGTGCTGCGGGCCTTCGGGGTGCCCGGCACCCCGCTGTCGCAGATGGTGGCGGGTGCCGTGTCGGCCCCCGGCTTCCAGGCCTTCGCCGCCTGGGACGGTGACGTGATGGTCGCCGGTGGTGGGCTGCTCGTGCACGGCGAGGTCGGGTCGCTGCACACCGGCGCCACCCTGCCGGAGCACCGCGGGCGCGGCGCGCAGTCGGCGCTGATCGCCGCCCGGGCCGAGGCCGCGCGCCGGGCCGGGTGCCGCTGGCTCACCTCCGAGACCGGCGTGCCCGAGCCCGGCCGCGGCAACAGCTCGCTGAACAACCTGCGCCGGGCCGGGCTGCGGGTGCTGTACGAACGGCCGAACTGGCGCTGGAACGCCTGA
- a CDS encoding Fur family transcriptional regulator produces the protein MTSDFEAQLRSVSLRVTRPRLAVLTALHDHPHIDTDTVIGLVRAELPAVSHQAVYDVLRALTDSGLVRRIQPMGATARYESRVGDNHHHVVCRSCGAIADVECAVGHAPCLTASNNHGFVVDEAEVVYWGTCPDCATASTRP, from the coding sequence ATGACGTCCGACTTCGAGGCCCAGCTGCGCTCGGTCTCGTTGCGCGTGACGCGGCCCCGGCTCGCCGTGCTCACCGCCCTGCACGACCACCCGCACATCGACACCGACACGGTGATCGGGCTGGTCCGGGCGGAACTGCCCGCGGTGTCCCACCAGGCGGTGTACGACGTGCTGCGGGCCCTCACCGACTCCGGCCTGGTCCGGCGCATCCAGCCCATGGGTGCCACGGCCCGGTACGAGTCCCGCGTGGGCGACAACCACCACCACGTCGTGTGCCGCTCCTGCGGCGCGATCGCCGACGTGGAGTGCGCGGTCGGCCACGCCCCCTGTCTTACCGCCTCGAACAACCACGGCTTCGTGGTCGACGAGGCGGAGGTCGTCTACTGGGGCACCTGCCCCGACTGCGCGACCGCGAGCACACGTCCATGA